gaaaagggcaacaaaagttattaggggtatgggacagcttccatatgaggagagattaataagactgggacttttcagcttggaaaagagatggctaaggagagatatgattgaggtctataaaatcataactgttgtagagaaagtgttatttactccttctcataacacaagaacatggggtcaccaaatgaaatgaataggcagcaggtttaaaacaaataaaaggaagtatttcttcacacaactcacagacaacctgtggaactccttgccagaggatgttgtgaaggccaaggccataacagggttcaaaaaagaactagataaattcatggagggataggtccatcaatggctattagccaggacgggcaggaatggtgtccctagcccagtggttctcaaactagggctgccgcttgttcagagaaagcccctggtgggccgggatggtttgtttacctgccgtgtctgcaggttcgaccaatcgcggctcccactggccatggttcgccgctccaggccaaagggggctgcgggaagcagtgtgggccaagggatgtgctggctgcccttcctgcaatcagctgaacctgcagacatggcaggtaaacaaaccagtccggcctgccaggggctttccctgaacaagcggcagccctagtttgagaaccactaccctagcctctgtttgccaaaagctgggaatcagcgacaggggatggatcacttgattacctgttctgttcattccctctggggcacctggcactggcccgtcagaagacaggatactggtctagatggacctttggtctgacccagtagggccattcttattttcttatgtttgAAAAAAACTGATAGAATAATTATAGCTATTTTGCAGTTTGTTTTGCGCATGTGGAAATAATTCATTTTCCACCATATTCCctgttgttttaaatttaaattgcctTTTACCACCATGCATCTACAGGGTCAGATTTACAAAACTAGCCACATACAACTGCACATGTACACGTATGCACCATCTAGTTGATCGCATAAAGATATCTTGTGTGCAGAAGCAAATTAAAGGTGCctattttgccatgtgcatgtGCAAATACCTGATTTACTGGTGCACAAAAAGTATGCACATGAATAAATTCAATATGTGAAATGGATCTGGGtgcctaactttgaaaatctggcccatattttttaaacacaattgcCAAATTACATGAAGGAACACTTAGCAAGAACAAAAATGATGAATAGGCATATGATTAGATAAATGAGAACTAAATAACTGAGAAAAGTTAAATCGCTCTGTAGCTTGAGATTTTCGGTAACAGAAATGACCAGATCTCTATTTAAATGGTCATAATTAGCACAGCTGTGAAATTGGCTGCTGTAAACTGAGCTTTTCTACAATCAAAAACAACATACACAGTTAAATGTGTGAAACATGCAATAAAACTTCCATTCATTTTTGCAGAAAGTACTCATTAGTAGTGTTGATCTAAGCTAGTGCTCTATAAATATGCTGCACTACTGGATATGCTTCCATCGTTAAGCAATAGGGCTACCTAAATATACCCTTTAATAATTGTTTGCTCAGAATGCGAGTGGAAATCCTAAAGCACTTAAAACACTACCAGAAACAGCTGATTAACTCACATGCTTGACAAACATAAAAGCCTCATGAAAATTGCCCTTGCCCTATGGAGTCAATGGACATTGTATATAAATAGGCTGGATTCAGCAGAATCCTCAGATCTTGGCTTTGCTGGCCCTCTTTCTTCCCTACTGAATTCTGATCCAACAGGTGTTAGTCCTGCAAAATGAAGGGTGCAATCCTGGGTTTGGTTTTAATCTCTCTCCTGATAGCAGTCTCTGACGTGAAAGGTGAAGGGAATTATATGAAGCTTTGTGGGAGAGACTTCGTAAGAGCTGTCGTCTTCACATGTGGGGGATCCCGATGGAGAAGACATCTGACTGACAATCCACAAGATCTATTTGGTAAGTGTTGGGTTATGTGAAGTTGGCTCACTTCTTCCCTCGTATGCATTCACAAATCTAACTGAATTCAGCAGGGGGTGGTGTCACCTGGATGCCTCTAAGGGCACAATTGGATGCTTAGTTTCTTTTAACTCCATAAAATTTATTTCTTGAGTCAGTAttgtgggaggtttcagagtagcagccgtgttagtctgtattcgcaaaaagaaaaggagtacttgtggcaccttagagactaacaaatttattagagcataagctttcgtgagctacagctcacttcatcggatgcatttggtggaaaaaaccagttttttccaccaaatgcatccgatgaagtgagctgtagctcacgaaagcttaatttattagagcataagctttcgtgagctacagctcacttcatcggatgcatttggtggaaaaaactggttttttccaccaaatgcatccgatgaagtgagctgtagctcacgaaagcttatgctctaataaattgttagtctctaaggtgccacaagtactccttttcttattgtgggAGCTTTCTTTCAGACAAGGAAGTGAAATTGTACAACTTTGCACTATGTTTCTCTGAAACTTACCTAGCTtaggtttgttttggttttttaaataaaaaaggatctaggttgagattttcaagcCAACTGTGTGCTAAACACTTAGTTTTGAAATTCTCAACCCTAGTTTTTATGTCAAGGGGGGGAAAATCCTGCCCCCTTTGAAGTgaatagaagttttgccattgtcttcaagaGGCATGGCTTTCTCCCAAGATGTTTTACAGTACAAACTAATTTGCAAATTACTGGGAAGTTTCAGAAAATTCAGCAATATACATTAAAGACATACCCATGTAATATGCATTGCTAGCGATTTGTACTCAAAATCTGGGACCTTAATTATAAAGGATTAAATAAGTGAGTTTGGTTTTAGGAAACCATTCTTTCTATGTATTTTATGTTTTCCGGTCAAGCATCTACTTTCATTGAAACTCTTATACTAGTGAAAGCTTGAAAGTCATGGCTACATGCAGAGAAAAAATTGGGCTAGAAATacttctgcaaaatattttagaGAACTGGCCAAATGGGGAAATCACTTAACTCTGTATTAGGCAAGGAATGGATGTTGCTGTACTTTATGATccttattctctttttaaaagagcgCACCACATTGTATTGACAGCTTCAAAATATTCCTTAAAATGCACCTGAATTACAAACAGCTGAGAAACAATTTGCAATACTAGGGTataattttttgaaaatcttggaacTCTTCAGATCTGATACATAAAGCAATGACACTTGAACTGCAGGAAGGAATGTATCCTatcacagtgattctcaaactagggctgccgcttgttcagggaaagcccctggcgggccaggccagtttgtttccCTACTGCATCCataggtttggccgatcgtggatcccactggctgctccaggccaatggaggcttcaggaagggcggccagaacgtcccttggcctgcgccgctcCCCGCAGTCACCATTGGCTTAGAGTGgagaactgcggccagtgggaaccgcgaCCGCGGACACGGTttcaaacctgcggacgcagcaggtaaacaaaccggcctggcccaccaggggctttccctgaataagcggcggccctagtttgagaaccactgccctatcaTAGTACAGTATGTTGATTTTAAATGTAATGGTCAGAATGAAGCGGCACTGTTAGTACTTTGAAACAAATGTACAGTTAGTTTCAGCCATCAAAGCAACTGCACCAACAGATAACAGATTTGTTGTGCTCACTTAATAGTTGTACAGACAGCTGTAAAAGAATTACAGATTCTTTAATGGAATATTAATAGGTTCTTTAATTCTCAGACATTTGTTTCAGTACAATTCTGGTGAAATAAATGTTAATGATCAAATATATCCTAATCATTCAGACCACAATAGACGTGCACTTTGATCTTTTGGTTTCTTTGGTGAAGGCTAATTTATCTTTTCCATTAGAGCTGAAAGTCTACACTTTATTAAGGATTCTATGCTCTCTAATTTTAGTTTGTTTCTAATTTTTATGCAGAAGACAGAGAGAGGTATCTGCATTTGCCACGTGAAAACAGTGATTCAACAGAACCCTTGGAATATGGCATTCAGAATCCAGAACCCATGAGGGAAGAAACCCTTAACATCAAACCCCAGTCAGAGAGAGATTTAAGAGGCACCAGACAAAAGTCTATACAAGAAAGGCGGGAAGTGGTTTCGCTACTTTCTACATCCTGCTGCAGCATCGGCTGCAGCGAAAGAGATATAAGTTCACTGTGCTAAAATGTATCAGATGCTGGACGGATTATATCCAATAGctttaatacattaaaataatcacAACATGTAACTGTCTGAAATTAGACTATTACAATTGTGTTTCTTGAATACTAGCTTTATTTTCTGTATCACACTGAGAATTAAAGGTTAAATTTTAAATAGTATAATGCAAAGCAGCTTTGAAATGCCTTTTTGTGATGATTGCTCAGCTCTTTGTACAAGgcatttaacatattttaaatagttaaattTCAAACCACATGTGCTAATATTTTCCCCTGTCCAATTATTGTAGTTTCAGTTTTTGTGGCTAACTTTTAATAAAGTGTGCAATGTACCATGTATGTTTCTCATTGTGCTTTCTCGCTTATGAACACCCCCAGCAGGATTACAAAGTGGGGGTATACATAGGTAAGTGTCACTCGGAGATCAaaatcttagccctggtctacaggaggacttgaggtcgaatttagcagcgttaaatcaatttaaccctgcacctgtccacatgatgaagccctttttttcaacttttaaagggctcttaaaatagatttccttactccacccccaacaaggggattagcactgaaatcggccttgccgggtcgaatttgggatactgtggatgcaattagatggcattggcctctgggagctatcccagagtgctctattATGACCCCTCtcgacagcactctcaactcagatgcactggccaggtagacaggaaaagtcctgtgaacttttgaatttcagtttcctgtttggtcaccgtggtaagctgcaggtgagtgcagagctcatcagcagaggtgaccatgatggagtcccagaatcgcaaaagagctccagcatggaccgaatgggaggtaaaggatctgatcgctgtatggggagaggaaactgtgctatcagaactccgttccagttttcaaaatgccaaaacatttgtcaaaatctcccagggcatgaaggacagaagccataacagggaactgaagcagtgccgcgtgaaacttaaggagctgaggcaagcctaccagaaaaccagagaggcgaacggccgctccgggtcagagccccaaacatgccgcttctatgatgagctgcatgccattttagggggttcagccatcatTACCCCagtcgtgttgtttgactccttcaatggagatggaggcaacatggaagcaggttttggggacgaggaagatgatgatgatgaagttgtagatagctcacagcaagcaagtggagaaaccggttttccctacagccaggaactgtttctcaccctggacttgTAGCCAAACCCTGTACCCCCCAAACCGACCCCCAACGCTGCCTCCCGGACTctccaggcggagaagggacctctggtgagtgtaccttttaaaatagtatacatggtttaaaagcaagcatgtttaatgattaatttgccctggcatttgcggctctcctggatgtactcccaaagcctttgcaaaaggtttctggggagggcagccttattccatccaccatggtaggacactttaccactccagggcAGTAGCACTTACTCCAGAATCAttgtaaaacaaagcattgcagtgtatgtttgctggcattcaaacatctgttctttatctctctgtgttatctttaggagagtgatatcattcatggtcacctggttgaaatagggtgcttttcttaaggggacattcagaggtgccgttcctgctgggctgtttgcctgtggctgaacagaaacgttccccactgttagccatggggagggggaaagagggaggggctagccacgtggtggggggaggcaaaatgcgaccttggaacgaaagcacatgtgctatgtatgtaatgttaacagcaaggtttaccatgaaagagtgtacccattgttctataaaatgtgtctttttaaatatcactgtcccttttttttttctccaccagctgcatgtgtttcaaggatcacaggatcttctcctttccagaggctagggaagattagaaggcaaaaaaaaaaaaaacaaacgcactcacgatgaaatgttctctgagctcatgctgtcctcccacactgacagagcacagacgaatgcatggaggcagacaatatcagagtgcaggaaagcacaaaatgactgggaggagagatagtgggctgaagagagtaagtggcaggctgaagggagggctgaaactgaaaggtggtggcagcatgatgagaggaagcaggatacaatgctgaggctgctggaggatcaaactaatatgctccagcatatggtttagctgcaggaaaggcagctggagcacagaccgccgctacagcccctgtgtaaccaaccgccctcctccccaagtcccatagcctcctcacccagatgtccaagaacacggtgggggggcctccggccacacagctactccaccccagaggattgcccaagcaacagaaggctggcattcaataagttttaaagttttaaatttttaaagtgctgtattgccttgtccttccctcctccactacctCTCCCTGTGCTTCTCTCCTCcgccacccctcccgggctaccttggcaggtatccccctatttgtgtgatgaattaataaagaatgcatgaatgtgaagcaacaatgactttattgcctctgcaagcggtgatcgaagggaggagaggagggtggttagcttacagggaagtagagtgaaccaaggggcggggggtttcatcaaggagaaacaaacagaagtgtcacaccgtagcctggccagtcatgaaactggttttcaaagcttctctgatgcgcaccgcaccctcctgtgctcttctaactgccctggtgtct
This genomic window from Dermochelys coriacea isolate rDerCor1 chromosome 8, rDerCor1.pri.v4, whole genome shotgun sequence contains:
- the INSL5 gene encoding insulin-like peptide INSL5 isoform X1, which gives rise to MKGAILGLVLISLLIAVSDVKGEGNYMKLCGRDFVRAVVFTCGGSRWRRHLTDNPQDLFEDRERYLHLPRENSDSTEPLEYGIQNPEPMREETLNIKPQSERDLRGTRQKSIQERREVVSLLSTSCCSIGCSERDISSLC
- the INSL5 gene encoding insulin-like peptide INSL5 isoform X2, producing the protein MKGAILGLVLISLLIAVSDVKGEGNYMKLCGRDFVRAVVFTCGGSRWRRHLTDNPQDLFDRERYLHLPRENSDSTEPLEYGIQNPEPMREETLNIKPQSERDLRGTRQKSIQERREVVSLLSTSCCSIGCSERDISSLC